From the genome of Nicotiana sylvestris chromosome 1, ASM39365v2, whole genome shotgun sequence:
ttaatttgctGGTGCAACCACTATTGCAACAGTAAAGTTATCTCTGTATACCTATAAGTTATGGGTTCGAGTCGTGGAAGcaaccactaatgcttgcattaggttaGGCTGTCTACATCACATCCCTTTGGGTGCCCTTCCCTGAAACCTGCGTGAATGCAGCATGCCTTGTGCACCGAGTTGCACCGGTGCAAATAGACAAAAAGTATCTGCATCTCGTGTATGCATATCTTCTATATGGATTTCGGTTGTGATAACTAAAATTTCTAACTGATAGTGATGCCCACTACCCTCTTCCAAAACACAAACACACGTATGTATCTCATATATATAAAGGCATTTCCTTTATGTGACTGCATTCAGTTGGTGCATGTAAAAAGTTACCATTTTTGGCCCCTCACAAACCAAGTCCTGGATGCACCTCTATTTCCTCGAAATTAGGTTTGATGAGAAGGAGAGGTGAAATGATTGGTGCAACAGGTTGTAGTCTTGTACGTAATTCAAGTGAGGAGTCAAAAGCTGAAGTTTGCGTTAGTTGCAGATTAACTGTCACTCTAACATTTCCTCTGTCCTCGTGGCACAAGTTTGGACGGGGACTGAGGGCCGCAGTTGCTCAATTATATAGATACAAGCCTGCCAAAAGAGTTAATGAATTCATCAAGAAAGCAGTTTCGCATTTCCTCAATAGCAAGATTGGTAATGACGTTTTATGAATATAAATCTCTTATCAAAAGAACCAAAACCGATTTTCCTTCAGCATTATCTTCTTTTGCAATCTCTGATtttgttctttccttttcaatttcaatttcGATCACATACTTTCGTGTGTCTTACACATGGTATCGGAGAGAAAATCAAAGGATTAAGGCTATCAATGAAGGGTCTGAAAAATTGTAATTTCAATTCCTAAACATGTGGGGCCCTGTAACCATTAAATCTTCTTTGAACAATCTTATCAGCTATGAACAAACGACGGAGCCAAACTCGTCGCATAGGTGCTAGGAGAAGTATCATCCTGGTCACTAATGACACTACTCCGAGAGCTATTGAGTAATGTTACTGGAACCCCTTAAGCAGTGGCGAAGCCACGAATTTTctcaagggtgttcaaacttgaaagaagtgaaaaaattCACCAACAAAGGGgattcaatatatgttatatacctctaaaacctaATATTTTGCCTATATACACTGTGTAATTTTTGACGAAGGGTGTGATCACCCTTAGGACAATGTGCCTTCGCCACTGCCCTTAAGAGGAGCCGAGTTATTTGTTATACTTATGAGCTGGGCTAGGTATGTAATATTGGTTCAGATAGGGAGAGACATGGATCTTCCTTTCTTGCTTTTTTGTGAACTCAAAGATTTCATAAGACCTAAACATGGAGACCTTTTTTTTCACGAGGTCCTGGTCAGTCTTAGAGTTATCACAATCCAAGGCGCACACCTcctctttatatttttgttatgACCTTTTAATACAAATACTATTCATATTTGGAAACTTTTTGCTATGTGAAGTGAGCAAGGAACAGACATTATCTGATACATTGAAATAAGGTAGTCTATTCCTCTAACATGCAGAGATTAAAGAAATGGGCTCTGTTTTTTTAGTAGTCATCAACCACTTTGCCATAATTCTGTTTCAATCACTATTTGGTTATCAATCTAGAACTCAAGTCGACTAAACCTACAACATGGTTTTTTAGCAGGAGTGAGAAATCATGCAGAATGTAGATTCGGAGTTGGAGGACATTGGACAGAGTTGTCTCAATGAACTAAGTACATTGAAAATCATATGTTTGTGTGACTTGTGCATTTAACATATAGATTATAATTAGCTACGACTCTGATCCACAAGTTCTCTAATGTTTAAATGATCTTTGGGATCTTGATGTAATAGTGTAACAGTCAGCTAaccatttttcttcttcttttcagcACGTTGAATGGGGATCAGTAACACTGGTTGATGCTGAAAGGCGGCTTTTGGCCAATGCCCTGCTTGACTTCTCAAATGAGCGGTTTGTCCTCCTTTCTGAGAGCTGTATTCCAGTTTACAACTTCCCAACTGTCTACAAGTATCTTATTGGATCCATTCATAGTTTTGTTGAATCATATGATGATCCTTCTCGCTATGGACGGGGCCGCTATAACCGTCGTATGAAACCTGATATCAAACTTTCTGATTGGCGAAAAGGATCGCAATGGTTCGAGATGAACCGAACTTTAGCCGTTAGGGTAGTTTCAGATACCAAATACTACGATATCTTCAGAAGACTTTGCACACCTGCTTGCTACCCCGATGAGCACTATATTCCTACTTTTATTCGATTGTTCTATGGACCTTTAAATGCAAACCGGACAGTGACATATGTTGACTGGTCCTTAGGGGGTCCGCACCCTGCAACATTCAGCGCGGTTAATATTACTGAAGGTTTCTTAAAGTCAATAAGGAACAATGGAACAGCATGTTCATACAACTACGAAAAAACACATGTCTGTCACCTCTTTGCCAGAAAGTTTGAACCAAGTGCTCTAGAACCTTTACTAAACCTCAGTTCCAACGTGTTGGAATTTTGAAGAGAAATTTTGGGAGATAAGGGTATCTTTTTTCACCCTTTCTtgtgattgattttgatgttagaTCTTTTGCTCACCAGTTCAAGTCGGCATTATGAGTTATTTGACTCTTGTAGTACATGATACAGAATTTCTTGGAGAGGACTTAGGTCCTTAAAAATGAGGAGAAATATTAGTTTTCCGGTGCAGACGGTGAAATTTGCCACTACTTTTCTTGTAGTAGGGGGAATTACCGTGATAACGATATTCAAGATGTTTTTGTAGCTTTTTTCGCAGTAAAAGTTGGTGCCAGATATCATTCCTCGTTAATATTTATTTCCTATGTAAACACCCCACCCCcttccccccacccccacccaacACACACATACAAGCTTTCTAATGTAATTATCTCAGAGGAAACAATGCCGTATTTAAGGAATTAACTAAGTCATAATTATGCTCTCATTTGGCACAACATTTTTCCTGCTACATTTCTAGCCC
Proteins encoded in this window:
- the LOC104239130 gene encoding glycosyltransferase BC10-like, which produces MRNKGEKNDLESRLPVSVTRDSTVSLLKVLTTLIVFVVGVVIGLTSSSHIDRYFTFQAEQIIANNALADTVSRANNNNNNNGNCSVCEKEDCLSMESFVRPKILIHGMSDDELFWRASLEPYKEDFPFKRVPKVAFMFLTRGQLPLIPLWERFFEGQDLNKYSIYVHALPGYVLSISNTSVFYKRQVPSQHVEWGSVTLVDAERRLLANALLDFSNERFVLLSESCIPVYNFPTVYKYLIGSIHSFVESYDDPSRYGRGRYNRRMKPDIKLSDWRKGSQWFEMNRTLAVRVVSDTKYYDIFRRLCTPACYPDEHYIPTFIRLFYGPLNANRTVTYVDWSLGGPHPATFSAVNITEGFLKSIRNNGTACSYNYEKTHVCHLFARKFEPSALEPLLNLSSNVLEF